TTGGGTGTAGGTGGGTGTGCCCTCCACAGTTGTTAGGAGGTAGATAAGGGTTTGATCAACCCTGAAAtggttcatatttattattctttcttacagataaaaaaaagtgggtttatgcatagttggatatttTAATGAATCAATACTTTATATGTTTTTTACTATTCTTTTAATAACATAGAAACACCCAGGTGTTGTCTAATGAGTTTGACACTGAGAGACCGtctaacaattttaatattacaaGACTGTATAACAAATTTACATCTTAATAGATCGTTTCATCTGCCTTTGCCATAAGCAttagaaaaaattaatgttGATCTAACTTGCACtaacttaataaatataaataataaataaataatattgactCCTAGCATCGACTAAGTTGACACTAATTTaacattaatataaatatttttaattattaaaggATGATTTTATTAAGTGAACTTTATTAGTTTTAGATAATCCAATATTAATTTGACATTTACAcgaatacttttatttattgaaaagttAATATTGACTTACAGTTAGCTAAGTTGACTCTCTTTTAATAACGAGTATCAGTTTAATTGACGTAAAtatttcacaaatataaaattaaatctaaTGATTTTATGTTTAtcaactttttttatcattttagagTAGTCATCAACTCTAATTTATAATATTGCACTTTTGTCAATAATATTCTAAAAACATGACATTTTTCTGAACACTATTATTAAGTGTAACTCTAAATATTTGAAttactataaaaaaacataaattagaagcataacaacatattttatttgaagGGTAGATACTAGATGGTTTACCattcattaaatttattttatttgaattctaCATACTAGAtggttttaaaataatttaatattcttCCATGGACAGTATAGGAATGCTTTGTTCGTTCCTGAAAAAGTTTTTAGGATCAACCTTGGTCTTCACTTTAGCCAATCTCTTGAAGTTATTATTGAAATACTTCAAACCCCAAATGCTGGCTTGGGTGTAGCTTGTGTAACCATTGTTATTTACCCCAATGTCAAGGTCTCTGTAATTTATATATGCAGCTCTTGGAGAATTTGAAACATAAGGTTCCATATATTTATACTCTCTTCTAATAAAATTCATGTGTCTTTGTGCTATCCCGTCCCCTTCCTCTTGCCAGGTGACCCAATAGTGTATATGAAAAATGTATTGAGATCTGTGCGAGAACGCAATTTCAGACTCTGAAATCTCGTTCATTATGCCCCCATAAGGAGCCAATTGAAGTTGAGCATATTCAACCTTAGCGTCACAAAGCAAACGCCATAATCCTCGTAATCCCTCGATAGGAATAGGTTTTTTCACATAATCAGAttttcctttgtaatttccATAACGAATTTGAGTTTTGTTGAGCAAAGATTCGGGGGGTTCATTTCCTGAAGATCCAATCAACAAAGCATTGTTGAAAACAGCTGAGCCAATCCAACTCGTCTCTTTACAGTCGTTTCTGTCCAAACCCAACTCTGGGAGGCTGTTTTGCATCAATGGAATAAGCTCTTCTACTCCTCCCAGAAACAAGGACACAAATCTGGCTTGTATTGTTAGCTTTCCATGTTGACTTGAATTAACCCTTGCTATGTCCACCCTAATTATTATGCGTTCGTCCAATTTATGGGCCACAAGCTGCCACTTTTGAATGATCTCGGTTGCATTCTCTTCCAATGTCCTTGAAACATCGAACACTGTCACGGTTGATGGAACTGGAACCAGTTTTACCTTCCAAGCCACAATGACTCCAAAGCTTGCTCCACCACCTCCTCTAATGGCCCAAAACAGATCCTCACCCATGGCTTGTCTGTCAAGAAGGTTACCATTCACATCGATTATGTGAGCATCTATGACATTGTCTGCAGCAAGACCGTACTTACGCATCATGAGTCCATAACCACCTCCACTGATGTGACCACCAATGCCCACACTAGAGCACAAACCAGCTGGGAACCCTAGCGTTTTGCTTTTTTGGCTAATGCTGTAGTAAAGTTCACCAAGGGTTGCCCCAGATTGAACCCATGCAGTTCGGTTTTCTTCGTCAACTGTGATTTGTCGAAGGTTTAAGAGGTCAAGGAGGACAAATGGAACCTGGGCAACGTAGGAGAGACCCTCGTAATCATGGCCTCCACTTCGGGTTCGAATCTGCAGGTCATGGCGTTGGGAACAAATTATAGTGGCTTGAATTTGGGAAACATCCAGTGGTGTGACAATGACAAGGGGTTTTGAGCTTGAGTTGGAGAATCTATGATTTTCAATGGTATGATCTAGGAGAGAGGAGTATGAAGAGTTGGTTTGGGTGTAAACAACATTGGAGATTGTGTTGGTTATGTGGGGATAATTGTAAAGACATCGAACAAAGTTTTCATGAGAATCTGCTGAAGAAggttgaaaggaaaaaaagagtgcAATGACAGTAACATAGGTAAAGTAGGAGCTTAGATACTTCATTTCTATGTATGGTTTGTTGTTGATAAGAGAATTGTAATTTGAGAATGAGCAATGCGAAGTCCCTAATTTATAGTAGTCTGGAGTCTGATGTTATACCACTCATCCTAAACTGTAACATTTACtttatatttcaataaattattattttattataatattgctttttatattattttaagcaAGATGCGACAAATGTGccaatgtatatatattttttgactaaattttttgttaaagtaaataatatacatttgatattatttataataatataataatattttaaattataaaataaataaataaaataagatattaatatattaagatATAAAGTGTATGTTTTTAGTATAGAGAGTATTAATATATATCAACACCCATATTTGACCAATTAATGTGAGTTTAATGTCAACAACCATAATTAGTGTAGATACTAGGTTACGCAAGCGccagaaaagaaaatacattattttaacTGATGTTGACCAATGTCTAAATTCTTTGTTATTTccttatttcatatttaataaagaaaaactcagttaaataaatatttttaatagctATCTATATGTAAGACCGAGCTTTTTTATACGAGAAATAGTTGCTTGCACATAGAAGGAATTAAATAAGGGATGTTCAATGCTTATTGTTATATTTAccatattcaaaatttaataatatatttttttgacatcttttttttattgagaagtgatatattaatattttaatttaatttaatttattttttaatttaaaatattattatattattataaagagttgTGAAATGTGACAtcctaaaatattaatatttttattatttctattttatttttttattaaaaatattattatattattataaagaattGTGAAGTGTGTGCTTTACTGTCAAAAGATAagttttcctttttcatttaaACATGTTATACTAATGAAATCTTTTCTACTATGAATGTTATAAATTAACGATTATCATCAAATCCTAATCACGGAAAAGTTTTTAAGATagttttatcaataatattgaacgaattaaaattaaagtatttcCTAATGTActagttaatttttaatttctatcaaATTCGAAATACTATAATCAGTTCATAAGTACTTTTAGTACACATTGCTACTCATGATCATGTACGAGACTAAATACTTTTAATATTGTAATGCAGACACACTTTTCAGTTTTGTAACTGTGCTATGTTGGGGtagattttgaatatatatGATGAATATATATAACAGTTTACGTACGCTGCATTGTTTGTGGGAAGCACATATTCAGTCTCAGTTACTCTGTTACttttggagatcccacatcgactagagattagagtttttcattgtatataagtggatgcaaacatCAACCATATGTGCCGATAACATTGCTCATAATACTGAGAAAAATCTTGTGACTGGTAATATTGATTTCATTGGAAATAATGATGTTCATATTCAATCTGGTGATTCTTTTGAATCCGATGGTCATGTTAATGAGGCACAATCCCCTTAAAACAACTGGATGTCAACAATTTTTTCCTACATGGAGACCTTGTAGAGACTGTCTACATGAAACCTCCATGGGGCCTTCTTCTTCCTAATAGTACTCATGTTTGCAAATTACAACGATTTGTATGGTCTTCGACAAGCGGGAAGGCACACTGGAAATGATGCTGAGGAAATTTCTCACATTACAAATCTGCTGGACCAAcagttcaaaataaaaaatcttggAGACCTCACCTTCTTCTAGGGTCTTGAGGTGGCACACAACTCCATTGGTATTCATCTCTGTCAAAGAAAATACACTTTATATCTGTTACATGATGTTGGATTGTGCACCCATGCCCACTCCTATGCTCCACTCTTCTCGACTCTCTCCATCCCAAGGTGTTCCCCTCTCTGAACATCAACAAGATGCCTTTCATGTTTTACGGTATCTCAAAGTTGCACCAGGATCAGGTATATTCTTCCATTCTTCTAATTCCATTCAATTAAAATGCTTTAGTGATTCTGAttgggcaacatgtcctacaACAAGGAAACCCATTACTGGATTTTCAGTTTTTTTAGGCAATTTGCTCATCGCATGGAAATCCAAAAAGCAGCAGACCATTTCAAGAAGCTCCTCAGAAGTAGATTATAGAGCCATGACAGCTATTACATGTGAAATCTAGTGGTTAATGTACCTTCTCCAAGACTTTCGGGTTACTAGTGTTCAACCTGCTATCCTCTATTGTGACAACCAATCTGTAATTCAAATAGCCAACAATTTAGTCTTCCATGAACGTACCAAACATATAGAAATTGACTGCCATATTGTTCGCGAAAAGGTTGCAGTTGGGCTTCTCAAACTTCTTCCCATTTCCTCCTCCATGCAAGTTGCGGACATTCTAACCAAACCACTTCCCCACAACACCTTTATCTTAATACATTCCAAGCTAGGAATGAAGAATATCTATTACCAGCTTGAGGGGGGCTAATGAAATTTTTGgttatatatgttattttttctctcttggGTTATTGGGCTGCATATAGTTTTAGGGCCCATTCTCTCTTTTGTTTTACATGTATTATATACTCTCCGCTTCTCTGCTTGTACGGAACTTgagagaatttaaaaaaaattccccCTTTCATCTTTACTCTATTCTAGCTTTCCAGCACCTCTTTTCTTCTAGGGCTCCTATCTTCTTTTGTTCCCTTTTCTTCCGCTTTCGTGCTTTGCCCTTTGTCCCCTTTTTGGGCTGTTTTTTGTATTGCATGAAGGAGCCTAGCAGCACCTCTCCGCCCAATGAACGTCACAGTCATGGCAGAAGCGGCAAAAGAAACGTCTGATCATCCCACATCTGATCAGACCTATCTGTCTTTGCATCTTAATGAGAATCCTGGAATCTGCTTGGTATCACCCGTTCTTGATTCAACGAATTACCATTCCTGGAGTAGATCAATCATGACAACTTTGAGTGCGAAAAATAAACTAGAATTTGTCCTTGGCACGCATCCCTGCCCAACGAAGGATTATTCTACTTATGCCGCATGGAATCGTTGTAACAACATGGTGGAGTCATGGTTGGTGCATTCAGTCTCTCTTTCGATAAAGGAAGAGCATCATTTGGATGGATTCAACTGTTGATGTGTGGAACGATCTCAAAACTAGGTATTCCCAAGGTAACTTTCTAgattttctaatatataaatggaagcTGCTACCCTATGTCAGGGAGACCAATCTGTTACCGATTATTTTACTAAACTCCATATTATTTGGGATGAAATTGAGAATTTTAGACCTAACCTAACCTGTGCTTGTAAGACAAATTGCGCTTGTTATTGTGATGTTATGACTCTTCTGAATCAAAGAAAGCTTGAAGAACAGGCAACGCAGTTTCTTCGTGGACTAAATGAACAATATCACAACATCAAGTCTCACGTTCTTTTGATGGAACCAATTCCTCCCATATCAAAGATTTTTTTCTCTAGTGGTACAACAAGAACATCAGTTGGTTAGTAATACCTTGGTTACCAATATTAACAATGTTGTTAGTAATATTAGTGTTAACTGCAACCCTAGTTTTGCTTTTATTACTTGTAACTTTTGTGGTAAGATTGGTCACACTGAAAAAGTTTGTTTTCGAAAGAATGGCTTTCCCAATAAGGACAATAGAACGTacaaaaacaacaataataagaaaatttgCACTCATTGTGGTATAAGTGGTCATACTGTTGAGAATTGCTACAAGAAGCATGGTTATCCTCCTGGATATAAATTTTCAAATGGTGGAAAACCCAGTCAGATTAATAGTATTGTGTCTATTGATGATGTTTCCTCTGAAAATTGTCAAAAAGGACAGGAAGAGGGCAACATTACCCTCACTCCTTTGCAGTACCAGATTCTTTCAGACATATTCAAGCAAAGTAAAGGTACTGCTAATAACAACAATATGATCAATCCAACACAAGTGAATCAGGTGGGATCTTTCTCCACACATTCAGCTCACCAAGTGACGGATCAACCTTCAACAGGTAATCTTTCTATCAAAACTAATTCTTGCTGGGTTTTGGATTCAGGAGCTACTGATCATGTATGTGTTTCTTTATCAAATTTTGCCTCATATAAACCTGTTCCTATAAATCTTCCAAATGGTCATCATGTTCTGGCTAAATATTTTGGCACTGttgtctttaataaaaaaatttaccttAGCAATGTTCTGTATCTACCAAACTTTGCTTTTAATTTGATATCTGTCTAAAAAATTACTTCTGATTTTGTTTACAGATTAACTTTCTCTTCAAATAAATGTGAAATACAGGACAATTTTACCAAcgagaggattggtacagttaagACCACAAATGGCTTGTATATTCTTGATTCTGCTGTTTTTTGTAATTCTAGTTTCAAAACTGTTGCTTCTTCTTACAGTACTACTGATAAAAATCATAATCTATGGCGCAATAGAATGGGTCATATTTCTGATGAGAGATTATTTGTTTTGAGAACTCAATTTCCTTTTATTACTACAAATAAAACCCATGTGTGTGATACTTGCCATAGAGCAAATCAAAAGAAATTGTCTTTCAATTTGAGTAGTTCCCGTACTAATTTCTGTTTTGAATTACTCCATATGGATATTTGGGGTCCATGTTCTGTCTCTTCTATGTATGGTCATAAGTACTTTTTaactattgttgatgacttttcacgTTTTACTTGGCTTATACCCATGGTCACTAAATTTGAAACTAGAATtcatattgaaaattttattgcATATGTTAAAAATCAGTTTGAAAGCAGTGTTAAAATTATTTGTACTGATAACGAAGTAGAATTTACCAAgaaatttttttctcttctaaagGTATTATTCATCAAACTACTTGTGTTGAGACACCTGAACAAAACGATATTGCTGAAAGAAAACACCAACATATCTTAAATGTAACTCGTGCTCTCATTTTTTAAGCAAACTTACATCCTTTATTTTGGAATTTTGCTGCTTTAC
The sequence above is a segment of the Phaseolus vulgaris cultivar G19833 chromosome 2, P. vulgaris v2.0, whole genome shotgun sequence genome. Coding sequences within it:
- the LOC137809734 gene encoding tetrahydroberberine oxidase-like, producing the protein MKYLSSYFTYVTVIALFFSFQPSSADSHENFVRCLYNYPHITNTISNVVYTQTNSSYSSLLDHTIENHRFSNSSSKPLVIVTPLDVSQIQATIICSQRHDLQIRTRSGGHDYEGLSYVAQVPFVLLDLLNLRQITVDEENRTAWVQSGATLGELYYSISQKSKTLGFPAGLCSSVGIGGHISGGGYGLMMRKYGLAADNVIDAHIIDVNGNLLDRQAMGEDLFWAIRGGGGASFGVIVAWKVKLVPVPSTVTVFDVSRTLEENATEIIQKWQLVAHKLDERIIIRVDIARVNSSQHGKLTIQARFVSLFLGGVEELIPLMQNSLPELGLDRNDCKETSWIGSAVFNNALLIGSSGNEPPESLLNKTQIRYGNYKGKSDYVKKPIPIEGLRGLWRLLCDAKVEYAQLQLAPYGGIMNEISESEIAFSHRSQYIFHIHYWVTWQEEGDGIAQRHMNFIRREYKYMEPYVSNSPRAAYINYRDLDIGVNNNGYTSYTQASIWGLKYFNNNFKRLAKVKTKVDPKNFFRNEQSIPILSMEEY
- the LOC137809436 gene encoding uncharacterized mitochondrial protein AtMg00810-like — encoded protein: MPTPMLHSSRLSPSQGVPLSEHQQDAFHVLRYLKVAPGSGIFFHSSNSIQLKCFSDSDWATCPTTRKPITGFSVFLGNLLIAWKSKKQQTISRSSSEVDYRAMTAITCEI